In Candidatus Roseilinea sp., one DNA window encodes the following:
- the trmD gene encoding tRNA (guanine-N(1)-)-methyltransferase, protein MRFDVFTLFPGMFAGPFGESIIKRAIDAGLIEIHIHNIRDYGVGKHKITDDMAYGGGGGMVMKPEPIFAAVESVLADERDPRSTIHAPRPKTPIILMSASGRTFTQAIAKELVQHPRLALICGHYEGVDERVREHLCTDEISIGDYILTGGELPAMVVIDAVARLVPGVLPPGVPDEESHAAGLLEYPHYTRPAEFRGWRVPDVLLSGNHAEIAKWRREQAERRTRERAKKSSE, encoded by the coding sequence ATGCGCTTCGATGTGTTTACCCTCTTCCCCGGCATGTTCGCCGGTCCGTTCGGCGAAAGCATCATCAAGCGCGCGATAGACGCCGGCTTGATCGAGATTCACATCCACAATATCCGCGATTACGGCGTCGGCAAACACAAGATCACCGACGACATGGCCTACGGCGGAGGGGGCGGTATGGTGATGAAACCCGAGCCGATCTTCGCCGCCGTCGAGAGCGTCCTGGCAGACGAACGCGATCCGCGATCCACGATCCACGCTCCGCGCCCCAAAACCCCCATCATTTTGATGAGCGCCAGCGGGCGCACGTTTACCCAGGCGATCGCGAAGGAACTCGTGCAACATCCGCGCCTGGCGTTGATCTGCGGCCACTACGAGGGCGTGGACGAGCGCGTGCGCGAGCACTTGTGCACCGACGAGATCAGCATCGGCGACTACATATTGACCGGCGGCGAGCTGCCGGCCATGGTGGTGATTGACGCCGTGGCGCGGCTGGTGCCCGGCGTGTTGCCGCCCGGCGTGCCGGACGAGGAATCGCACGCAGCGGGCCTGCTGGAATATCCGCACTATACCCGCCCGGCGGAGTTTCGCGGCTGGCGCGTGCCGGATGTGTTGCTGAGCGGCAATCATGCCGAGATCGCCAAATGGCGGCGCGAACAAGCCGAACGCCGCACACGCGAACGCGCCAAGAAGTCGTCCGAATGA